A single region of the Bacteroidota bacterium genome encodes:
- a CDS encoding PAS domain S-box protein yields the protein MASFRNSPISRKLNVVIMSTSVLSVVLVAAGFVTYELLTFRDLLVKDVSAKAEIIGQNCTAALTFSNKSDAQQTLQASESQPHIRLGGVYTKDGQLFAEYKRTGTKYAVPEHAEPDGYYYEEDRLRLFQPIVLNNERIGTIYLESDLKELNDRIVSYGTIASMVLLGGLGAAFLVASRLKRNISQPILELAETSRLISEHQDFSVRAQKTSNDELGLLADAFNQMLSQIHTRDSNLRDANESMAREIGERKKAEDVLRKSEERFRHLFDTHPLPMWVYDTRSLQFLEVNQSAVSAYGYSRDEFLEMRITEIRPPEDIPALMSNLNDGRLVLQTSGPWRHRLRDGSVIDVDIVSHVTEFERKEAVLVVAINITERRKAERELRISEERYRSLVSGLTSIVWSADQDGKFAVPQKSWERYTGQRWEEHAGFGWLEAFHSDDRNLIRALWEEARRSRTLFESEGRIWQAQGKSYRYCTARAVPLFNPDRTVREWIGTVTDIHDGRIAEETRLKLVAIIESSDDAIIGKTLDGTITSWNPGAERVFGYSAREAIGKSGMILIPPDRTNEEQNILGRISRGERITHFETVRVRKDGTPIDISATISPIMDDRGRIVGASKIARDITDRKRAEDEIRRLNEELERRVIDRTAQLEAANKELEAFSYSVSHDLRAPLRSIDGFGQALLEDYDNKLDEKGKDYLGRVRASSQRMGQLIDDLLNLSRVSRGEMRRERVDLTKIANSIAEELSRSQEDRQVRFVIAPRVSGEGDPRLLHIVLENLLGNAWKYTKNHEHAMIAFGTMQENGSTVYFVRDDGAGFDMTYADKLFGAFQRLHKISEFPGTGIGLATVQRIIHRHGGRIWAEGKPEKGATFYFTLT from the coding sequence ATGGCTTCGTTCCGCAACAGCCCCATCAGCAGAAAGCTCAACGTGGTGATCATGTCCACGAGCGTGCTTTCCGTCGTATTGGTGGCGGCGGGATTTGTGACGTACGAGCTTCTCACCTTCCGGGATCTCCTCGTCAAGGACGTCTCCGCGAAAGCGGAAATCATCGGGCAGAACTGCACGGCTGCATTGACGTTTTCCAACAAGAGCGACGCGCAGCAGACGCTCCAGGCGTCGGAATCGCAGCCGCACATCCGGCTGGGAGGCGTCTACACCAAGGACGGCCAGCTCTTTGCGGAATACAAACGAACCGGAACGAAATACGCGGTGCCGGAACATGCCGAACCCGACGGATATTATTATGAGGAGGACCGCCTGCGGTTGTTCCAGCCCATCGTGCTGAATAACGAGCGGATCGGGACGATCTACCTCGAATCGGACCTGAAAGAGCTCAACGACCGGATCGTCTCCTACGGAACCATCGCCTCGATGGTCCTCCTTGGGGGCCTCGGGGCCGCATTCCTGGTGGCGTCGAGGCTGAAGCGGAATATCTCGCAACCCATCCTTGAGCTGGCGGAGACGTCCCGGCTGATTTCCGAGCATCAGGATTTCTCCGTTCGGGCCCAAAAGACCTCGAACGACGAGCTGGGGCTCCTGGCTGACGCCTTTAACCAGATGCTTTCGCAGATTCACACGCGCGATTCCAATCTCCGCGACGCAAACGAATCGATGGCGAGGGAAATAGGCGAGCGCAAGAAAGCGGAGGACGTCCTCCGAAAGAGCGAGGAGAGGTTTCGCCACCTCTTCGATACTCATCCGCTTCCGATGTGGGTCTATGACACCCGGAGTCTGCAATTCCTCGAGGTGAACCAGAGCGCGGTGAGCGCCTACGGCTATTCGAGGGATGAGTTCCTCGAGATGAGAATTACGGAAATCAGGCCGCCGGAGGACATCCCGGCCCTCATGTCGAACCTGAACGACGGGAGGCTTGTTCTCCAAACATCGGGTCCCTGGCGCCACCGGTTGAGAGACGGCTCCGTGATCGACGTCGACATTGTGTCTCATGTCACGGAATTTGAACGCAAGGAAGCCGTCCTTGTAGTGGCGATCAACATCACGGAGCGGAGAAAAGCGGAGCGCGAGCTCCGGATCAGCGAGGAGCGATACCGGTCGCTGGTTTCAGGATTAACCTCCATCGTCTGGTCCGCGGATCAGGATGGCAAATTTGCGGTCCCTCAAAAATCATGGGAGAGATACACGGGCCAGCGCTGGGAGGAGCATGCGGGGTTCGGATGGCTTGAGGCGTTCCATTCCGACGACCGAAATCTGATACGAGCCCTCTGGGAAGAGGCGAGGAGATCCCGAACGTTGTTCGAATCCGAAGGAAGAATCTGGCAGGCTCAGGGCAAATCGTACCGGTATTGTACCGCGCGCGCCGTTCCGCTCTTCAATCCGGACCGGACCGTCCGGGAATGGATAGGGACCGTGACCGATATCCATGACGGCAGAATCGCGGAGGAAACCCGGTTGAAACTGGTCGCGATCATAGAATCCTCGGACGACGCGATCATCGGGAAAACGCTCGACGGGACGATCACGAGCTGGAACCCGGGCGCGGAACGGGTGTTCGGGTATTCGGCGCGCGAAGCAATCGGGAAGTCGGGCATGATTCTTATCCCGCCGGACCGGACGAACGAGGAGCAAAACATTCTTGGGAGAATCTCCCGCGGGGAAAGGATCACCCATTTCGAGACCGTCCGTGTCAGGAAGGACGGCACGCCGATCGATATTTCCGCGACGATTTCCCCGATCATGGACGACCGCGGAAGGATCGTCGGCGCCTCGAAAATCGCGAGAGACATCACGGACCGCAAGCGGGCGGAGGATGAAATACGGCGGCTCAACGAGGAATTGGAACGGCGGGTGATCGATCGCACCGCACAGCTCGAAGCCGCCAACAAGGAGCTCGAGGCGTTCAGCTATTCGGTGTCCCACGACCTTCGCGCACCTCTCAGAAGCATCGACGGGTTCGGCCAGGCCCTCCTCGAGGATTATGACAACAAGCTCGACGAGAAGGGGAAGGATTATCTCGGACGCGTTCGGGCCTCCTCCCAGCGGATGGGGCAGCTCATCGACGACCTCCTCAATTTGTCCCGCGTTTCGAGGGGGGAAATGCGCCGTGAGAGGGTGGACCTGACGAAAATAGCGAACTCGATCGCGGAAGAGCTCTCGAGGTCCCAGGAGGATCGGCAGGTCCGGTTCGTCATCGCCCCCCGCGTGAGCGGGGAAGGGGACCCGCGGCTCCTCCACATCGTCCTGGAGAATCTTCTCGGGAACGCCTGGAAATACACGAAGAATCACGAGCACGCGATGATCGCCTTCGGAACGATGCAGGAAAACGGGAGCACCGTCTATTTCGTGCGCGATGACGGTGCCGGGTTCGACATGACCTACGCGGATAAACTGTTCGGAGCGTTCCAGCGGCTCCACAAGATCAGCGAGTTTCCGGGGACCGGCATCGGGCTCGCAACGGTCCAGCGCATCATCCATCGCCACGGCGGAAGAATCTGGGCCGAGGGAAAGCCCGAAAAAGGCGCGACATTTTACTTTACTCTTACTTAG
- a CDS encoding YfiR family protein, whose amino-acid sequence MNRTRHRGAALLLAIACWIAAAQSPAQQEAGKESKFKAAYLYNFLQFIEWPESSFTNRSSPVTIGILNQEPLANILEQIVQGERVHGREIVVRKFRDTKSIRECQVLFVPRSERNEIPSILVSTEGSSVLTVGEVDGFAEEGGAINFFVQENKLKFEINQDALKNANLRASSRLLRLARLVGSAEGGK is encoded by the coding sequence ATGAACCGGACCCGTCATCGGGGAGCGGCCCTCCTTCTCGCAATCGCCTGCTGGATTGCCGCCGCGCAATCTCCCGCCCAGCAGGAGGCCGGAAAGGAATCGAAGTTCAAGGCTGCCTATCTCTACAACTTTCTCCAGTTCATCGAATGGCCGGAGAGCTCCTTCACCAACAGGTCTTCCCCCGTCACCATTGGGATTCTGAATCAGGAGCCCCTTGCGAATATCCTCGAACAGATCGTTCAGGGGGAAAGGGTCCACGGAAGGGAAATCGTGGTTCGCAAGTTCCGGGACACGAAATCGATCCGGGAATGCCAGGTGCTCTTCGTTCCCAGGTCGGAGCGGAACGAGATCCCGTCCATTCTCGTTTCCACGGAGGGATCGAGCGTCCTGACGGTCGGCGAAGTGGACGGGTTTGCCGAGGAGGGGGGCGCGATCAACTTCTTCGTTCAGGAGAACAAATTGAAGTTTGAGATCAATCAGGACGCCCTGAAGAACGCGAACCTTCGCGCCAGTTCAAGGCTTCTCCGGCTTGCGCGTCTGGTCGGATCGGCAGAGGGCGGGAAATAA
- a CDS encoding response regulator — protein MKKKLHALIVEDSEDDAELLVRDLRRSGFDLSFERVETPAALNASLDKRSWDIIFCDFSMPHFNGTDALYLMKGKNLEVPFIFVSGTMGEDAAVSAIQAGAYDYVMKGNLKRLAPAVTRALREAELRRERRQSEERLRESEEQFRLIAENITDLIAVLDLEGRRIYNSPSYTSILGATDSLRGTDSFQEIHPDDRERVKAIFRETVRTGAGQRAEFRFLTHDGSVRFIESQGSVIRNDRGEVDKVVVVSRDITEKRKLEQQFLRSQRMESIGTLAGGIAHDLNNVLSPITMALEILKRRFPDNESRPILETLAASAHRGASMIRQVLAFARGVEGERMVLQPKHLVEEMGKIASDTFPKSIQVRTEMGRDLWTITGDPTQVHQVLLNLCVNARDAMPNGGVLKMEAENAALDAHYARMHPDAKEGNYVLIQVSDTGMGMPPGVIEKIFDPFFTTKEVGKGTGLGLSTVLAIVRGHGGFISVYSEPGRGTTFKTYFPAQSKRATAEPVIEREPLPDGEGELILVIDDEASIREITKETLETYGYEVITASDGAEGIALYSEHKRRVKAVLTDMMMPYMDGEATIRALRKLNPEVRILAASGLTSNGKNLDLSEQGVKGFLTKPYTAEKLLRTLRDILA, from the coding sequence CTGAAAAAGAAACTTCACGCCCTGATCGTCGAAGACTCGGAGGACGACGCCGAGCTGCTGGTGCGCGATCTGCGCCGGTCGGGGTTCGACCTGTCGTTTGAGCGCGTCGAAACTCCGGCGGCGCTCAATGCCTCGCTGGATAAACGGAGTTGGGACATCATATTCTGCGATTTCAGCATGCCGCATTTCAACGGCACGGATGCGCTCTATCTGATGAAAGGCAAGAACCTCGAAGTTCCGTTCATTTTCGTTTCGGGCACGATGGGGGAGGACGCGGCCGTGAGCGCGATCCAGGCCGGAGCGTATGATTACGTCATGAAGGGGAATTTGAAGCGGCTGGCGCCTGCCGTGACCCGGGCCCTTCGGGAAGCGGAGTTGCGGCGGGAGCGCAGGCAGTCGGAAGAGCGGCTCAGGGAGAGCGAGGAGCAATTCCGGCTGATCGCGGAAAATATCACCGATCTCATCGCCGTTCTCGATCTCGAAGGAAGGCGTATCTACAATAGTCCCTCCTACACCAGCATTTTGGGAGCGACGGACTCCCTCCGCGGCACAGACTCCTTCCAGGAGATCCATCCCGACGACCGCGAGCGCGTGAAGGCCATCTTCCGGGAGACCGTGCGGACAGGAGCCGGGCAGCGGGCGGAGTTCCGCTTCCTGACGCACGATGGAAGCGTCCGGTTTATCGAATCGCAAGGGAGCGTGATCAGAAACGACCGGGGGGAAGTCGATAAAGTGGTGGTGGTTTCCCGGGACATTACGGAGAAGCGCAAGCTGGAACAGCAGTTCCTGCGCAGCCAGAGAATGGAGAGCATAGGGACCCTGGCGGGGGGAATCGCCCACGATCTCAACAACGTACTCTCCCCGATCACAATGGCTCTCGAAATTTTGAAGAGAAGGTTTCCGGACAATGAGAGCAGGCCGATCCTGGAGACGCTGGCGGCAAGCGCCCACCGCGGCGCGAGCATGATCAGGCAGGTGCTCGCGTTTGCGCGGGGAGTTGAAGGGGAACGAATGGTTCTCCAGCCGAAACATCTTGTGGAGGAGATGGGCAAGATCGCATCCGATACCTTCCCGAAATCGATTCAAGTCCGCACGGAAATGGGGAGAGACCTCTGGACCATCACCGGAGATCCGACGCAGGTACATCAGGTACTCCTCAATCTCTGCGTCAACGCAAGGGACGCGATGCCGAACGGCGGGGTCTTGAAAATGGAGGCGGAAAATGCCGCGCTCGATGCGCATTACGCCCGCATGCACCCCGATGCGAAGGAAGGCAACTACGTTCTGATCCAGGTCTCGGACACGGGAATGGGGATGCCTCCCGGAGTGATCGAAAAGATATTCGACCCGTTTTTCACGACCAAGGAAGTCGGCAAGGGGACCGGACTGGGCCTTTCCACGGTTCTCGCCATCGTCCGGGGCCACGGCGGATTTATCAGCGTTTACAGCGAACCCGGGAGAGGGACGACCTTCAAGACCTATTTCCCGGCCCAATCGAAGCGGGCTACGGCGGAGCCTGTCATCGAGCGCGAACCTCTGCCGGACGGAGAGGGAGAACTGATCCTCGTCATCGATGACGAAGCTTCGATCCGTGAGATTACGAAAGAGACCCTGGAGACCTACGGCTACGAGGTGATTACCGCCAGCGACGGCGCGGAGGGAATTGCGCTCTACTCGGAGCACAAGCGGCGGGTCAAAGCCGTGCTCACCGATATGATGATGCCCTACATGGATGGGGAAGCGACCATCAGGGCGCTGCGGAAGCTCAATCCCGAGGTGAGAATTCTTGCCGCGAGCGGCCTGACCTCGAACGGGAAAAACCTCGATCTATCGGAGCAGGGGGTGAAGGGTTTCCTGACCAAGCCCTATACGGCCGAAAAGCTGCTCAGGACATTGCGGGATATCCTGGCGTAG
- a CDS encoding ATP-binding protein, with product KVVVVSRDVTEKKKLEQQILRNQRMESIGTLAGGIAHDLNNVLSPILMAVEILKKKHRDQETQKILLTLESSAQRGAGMVKQVLTFARGLEGERAPLQIAHLIREMEQIVRETFPKSIRLKVQIPKGLWTVNGDATQLHQVLLNLCVNARDAMPQGGTLTISAENFEVDQSYAGMQLQAKTGPHIIVNVADTGTGIPPAILSKIFEPFFTTKEVGKGTGLGLSTVNSIVANHQGFMNVYSEPGRGTQFRVYLPAQSSVDEETRGEKKPELPLGGGELILLVDDEASIRDICKATLVSFGYRVVTASDGAEALALFVQQKGEIKLIITDMMMPLMDGRATIRAIRRINPSMKVIATSGLSEEARAIEHSDLGVQAFMQKPYTAEKLLRTVSEILGV from the coding sequence AAGGTGGTCGTGGTTTCACGGGATGTGACCGAGAAGAAAAAATTGGAGCAACAGATTCTCCGCAACCAGCGGATGGAGAGCATCGGCACCCTCGCCGGAGGCATCGCGCATGACCTCAACAACGTCCTTTCGCCGATTTTGATGGCCGTCGAAATCCTCAAGAAGAAACATCGGGACCAGGAAACCCAGAAGATTCTTCTCACCCTCGAATCGAGCGCCCAGCGCGGCGCGGGGATGGTCAAGCAGGTCCTCACGTTCGCGCGGGGACTGGAGGGAGAGCGGGCCCCCCTGCAGATCGCACACCTCATCCGGGAGATGGAGCAGATCGTCCGCGAAACGTTTCCAAAATCGATTCGCCTCAAGGTACAGATTCCCAAAGGCCTCTGGACTGTGAACGGGGACGCGACCCAGCTCCACCAGGTGCTCCTCAATCTCTGCGTCAACGCCCGGGACGCGATGCCTCAGGGCGGCACTCTGACGATCAGCGCCGAAAATTTTGAAGTCGATCAGAGCTACGCGGGCATGCAATTGCAGGCGAAAACGGGCCCGCACATCATCGTCAACGTCGCCGACACAGGGACGGGAATCCCGCCCGCGATTCTCAGCAAGATTTTCGAGCCTTTTTTCACGACCAAGGAGGTCGGAAAGGGGACCGGACTGGGTCTCTCGACGGTGAACAGCATCGTCGCAAACCATCAGGGATTCATGAACGTCTACAGTGAACCGGGGAGAGGCACGCAGTTCAGGGTCTATCTGCCCGCGCAGAGCAGCGTCGATGAGGAGACCAGGGGGGAGAAGAAGCCGGAGTTGCCGCTCGGCGGGGGAGAGCTTATTCTCCTCGTCGACGATGAGGCTTCGATCAGGGACATTTGCAAGGCGACCCTCGTTTCGTTCGGGTACCGGGTCGTGACCGCCTCGGACGGGGCGGAAGCCCTCGCGCTCTTCGTTCAGCAGAAGGGGGAAATCAAGCTCATCATTACCGACATGATGATGCCTCTGATGGACGGCAGGGCGACGATTCGGGCGATCCGGCGCATCAACCCCTCGATGAAGGTGATTGCGACCAGCGGGTTGTCGGAGGAGGCGAGAGCGATCGAACATTCCGACCTGGGGGTGCAGGCGTTCATGCAAAAACCGTATACGGCGGAAAAATTGCTCCGAACCGTCAGCGAGATTCTCGGAGTGTGA
- a CDS encoding response regulator, whose amino-acid sequence MASKVILLVEDNPDDELLTVRALKQNNVVNEIVVARDGVEALDYLFATGRYSSRDSSKLPEVVLLDLKIPKIDGMEVLKRIRADDRTSILPVVILTSSKEEQDRLKGYKLGANSYIRKPVDFVQFTEAVKQLKMYWLVLNEPPPKNGG is encoded by the coding sequence ATGGCAAGCAAGGTCATATTGCTCGTGGAGGATAACCCCGATGACGAGCTTCTCACCGTCAGGGCGCTGAAGCAGAACAATGTTGTGAACGAGATCGTCGTGGCCCGCGACGGGGTCGAAGCCCTGGACTATCTCTTCGCCACGGGCCGGTATTCCAGCCGTGATTCGAGCAAGTTGCCGGAGGTCGTCCTGCTGGATCTGAAAATCCCGAAAATCGACGGGATGGAGGTCCTCAAGCGTATACGGGCCGACGACCGGACGAGCATCCTTCCCGTGGTGATCCTCACATCGTCAAAGGAGGAACAGGACAGGCTCAAAGGGTACAAGCTCGGCGCCAACAGCTATATCCGGAAGCCGGTGGACTTCGTCCAGTTTACCGAGGCCGTGAAGCAGCTCAAGATGTACTGGCTCGTTCTGAACGAGCCGCCCCCCAAGAACGGAGGATAG